CCAAGTGGCAATATAAGAACACCGGAATACTGTACAGCCTAAATAAAGCTAGTGCTAATCTTTGGTTTTCCCAAAATtaggtttagatttttttttctttcacactttTAATGACAGTATTGATTTTGAAAGAAGCCCTCTGAAAATATGTATAAATGTTTAGGTAGGCTTTGTTCTGTTACAGTGTGGGTCTAGAAACTTAACGTGAAAAGagattattttgaattaaaacgtgatttaaaatggtttaaaaacctAGGAGTTTTGGAAATTAGGCttaaagatttttcttcttttcaagaTCAGAGCATTGTCTGATATTGCTTAAGAGTCGCCtccccagaaaaaaaatataggcTCTGATAACTTCAATAGTGGTCTCAGTGCTCAGTCTTTAAAGGACTAAATTCAAAAcacatgaggaaagaacatgcGGTGACTTTTTTCATTTGTCCTAGTGGATTAAGCCAATGCCTAAGAGTCTGAACCTCAATCCCTGCAGATAACAAAGCATGTTCAGGTAACTGTCCTGTTATATGGTGCAACTCCATCCACGCAAATTTGCTTGTGACTGAAATGTCTAAATAAGTCCTGATGGCGTCCTTTTTGAACGGGCAAAGTTAAGTCTGAACGTTTTGGGCGGAACGGAGGAGATAAAAGGACGTCGAGGTTTGCAAATGAAACacctttttaaaggttttcggCACGAGAGCGGATGAACTTTGCTTTGGCCCAGTCCTGCAGCATGTAGAGCTGGGAACGATACATCCTCAGAAAGAATGAACTCAAACATATACCAGCCAATCTTggatgaaatgacaaaaatttgctgaaaaccagcagaataAAGGGCACGCTTTCCACAAAGGAACAATGGTCCGAAGAACTACCTCTAGGCTGAAGGGTTTGATTCAAGAGTCTGGACACACATTCGAATTAATTAGTAATCAAAACATTTGATTCGTTATGAATGTGCTGAGAtacaaagtgataaaaacaaaatggagacAAGGTAAACATTAACTATGTTTGCTATACGCAGAAAGAAACACTGGCCATGTTGTTTCTCATCACCAGAAAGGGGGGAAATTAGCCTCgcttattttagcttgtttACCGAGCGCTCATCGTCATTAGTAACTGATGTGAGTCACGGCTGtcctctcctccatctccaCCCTGTATAGATATAAGTATCTAGATATGCTGTACATTGTCTCCACCTGCCTAATGTGAGTAAAAAGCTAGCAGTGCAATTTTCCAAGTCCTACAATGTCAAAAAGCAGCATAACGTCGAGTCCTCACAGTTTTACAGTAATATTAGTTTTAGCTAATTGTTCAAAATCTTAAActgacagtaaattaaaaacaaaaacactttgcatCTGTATTAAAATTCATTACCTAATGAGAAGTGATACAGACCTAGCAAAATGGTTTTCAATAAATCCGGATACTTTTTtccaattaaaaaagaaaaatacttctGTGTGTACACAATCCACATCAGGTACCAGCTCACAATGGGCCCAGCTCAGTGTGTTCCCACATGTGTGACTCACATCAGGTGATAACACTAAATAAACCCTCCTCTCCTCACTGTAAGGATATACTTTAAATAATATACGAGATCTATAATATTTGAAGTAACAAGCCCCTAATCAGTGCATACGCCAACAAACTGTTGTAGTTGCTCGTTTAAATATGATTCATGCTAAATGTAGAACTTCTTCTGAATAACCTTGATGGTGTACAGTTCACCATATGACTATGTTTTATGTCTCATTTCAATATATTCTATGGAATCAATTATAACTAATCTCTGTGCTCAACTTCAGTgcttcattaacaaaaatcccaaaacaaaacagcaaagttCTGTGAAACCAAAGCAGCTACTTGACACTTACTGCAGATGTAAGAGCAGACATTCTCCCACATAATGGCTAAACACAAATAACGATGCAGAGTCCTAACCGGTGGCCTCTGAACCCTGTTTTCTTGGTCGGAGAAGCCAAAATGTCCTGAAGGCAAACATGGAATTCTGCAGATCATGGCTCTATGGATGACATGGCAAGAGGAAGCTTCggcagagagaaaagagaaagagaggtaGTCGTTGTTCCTCGAATCTTCTTCACacctgcctcctcctccccccttgattttgaaaatgtttcatgtCGAGTCTGATCCAACTgcgctttttcttttttttctttcctttttcctttattttttttgagaaattgaGCTTCCATCTCTTTTGGGATGTATGAAATCATTTCCAAACATGTGCTGTCATGTGCGCCGAACTAGGAGCAGCTGAGCTTCCCGTGTGTTGGCTGCCGTATCCCACCGTGCCGTTGGTGTTGTAGAGATTCACGCCAGCCATGTGCTGAGTCATctggagagaaacaaaaaaaaaaaaaacacgctttGTTAGTGGCAGCGCCGTCACCGTGTTCAACACGAGCCTGATCCGGAGCTAATACACACACCTGGCTGAGGTTccactgaagctgctgctgggtTTGCCGCATGCCATAAACTTGTTGTTGAGGTGCGGGAGCCAAGCCTCCCATCTGCTGCTGTCCCGCCACGCCGCCCTGCTGCTGTCCCGCCATTACTCCGTTCTGCTGCTGTCCCATCACGCCCTGGCTCATCCCTGCCATGTAGGGTGACACCACGACGCTCCCAGGCTGTGCCATGACCCCCTGAGCACCCATTAAGCCATTCTGCTGTCCCATCATGCAGTTCTGTTGGACCCCCATCATGCCGCTCTGCTGCTGACCCATCATGGCCATTTGCGACGCCATCATGGCTCCTCCCATTCCACCCACCTGGGCTAAAGAATGGTACGGACCATAAGGGTGTGTCGGGTATCCCACTCGGTTCATGTACAGGCCTGCTGAAAAGAATCACATTTACAgttatggcaaaaaaaacaacaacaacatatttaTCCTCAAATAACATCTGAGCGAAATCTGTGTCGATCTCACCGTGGGCAGCCATACTGCTGGCATGCACCGAGGGCGTGGAGGCGTACAGAGAGAGAATAGAATCCTTGGACAGCTTCTTGACAGCGCCTTCCTCTGATTTGGGTTTCGGATCcagaaacaaactgaggttTTCAGGCACTGAGGCAGTCACTCTGCTCTGAGGCAAGGAGCTGGAAACGGGCTGGAGGGTGGACAACAGAATGAACGGGTGGCAACGAAGACGAAGAGAAAAGATCAGGAGgatgccatcttaaaacaaaccaaacacaaacacagctacaGGGGTACAATACTACATCAAATATCATCATAATTAACGCACACAGTAGAAGTAGATATAAAGAACCCACTGCTACTACCACTGTCTCCTACCGTGGTTTTTGTGGAAGAAGCAGGGGAAGGGGCCGGGAAGGGGCTAAAGAGATCCAGGACAGGGTGTGAATGAGCCGGATTAGACACCACCGGGCTCTCGTTACTGTCTGGACCACATCCTCCACCATTAGACACCGCAGGACTCGGAGCAGGGGGATCTAATGGGAGGTAGATGGAACAACAGTGATAGGTAAAGCTGCCCCATTTGTCAATTAGCCATTTTTCCAATCAattaatcacattttaaaaccttcGTATGGAGGCGATATACGCAGAGTGGCTTTGTTACCAAATCAAAACCTAAATTAACGTgcaaaagaaggagaaagaagagGCATAAAAGGAGTGCATGTGAAGAAGTTTACAATACCCAGTCCAAGCAGATCTGTAACAGCCTGGGAGTCTGTCTTCGGGCTGACATCCTTTTTCTGAGACAAAAAATCAATGGAATTAACGCAACATATCTGCACTGACAAATGGACGTGAATGCAaaacttattttactttcatcAGTGACTTTCCCTTAATCAAGTCAGAACTCCAAACTTACTCTCTGCTGGCTGAAAATCCATGTCCTAAAGAAGCACGCCGCCTTCAGCTCGCTGAATGAGACTTCCtcaccattttttatttagctttctAATCTCTGTATGTCAAAGCACTCGTTCGCCCTGCCTGCAGCTAAACGTTCACATGAGGATGTCAATCTGCCAAGTTATCTTTCTGATGAAATCCAATGCAACGCTGAAAAGTGCACCTACCAATTTCATCTTTTCGAACACAACCGGCTCCTTGGGGATGTTGTTACAACTCTTCTCTTTCTGCAAAGACGAAGCACATACAGGAGCTTTCTTCAGGTGAGGTGACGATGCTCAAGGCTACACAAAAACTTTCTTgtccaagtgtttttttttttttctagatgaTTCTTCGTtagacagaagcacaaacttCGGTGTTTAACCTGCGTGCACAAACTCACCCTGAGCATCTGGATGTCGATGACCTTGTCTATATACTTCTTCTTTTCATACTTGTCCCTGATGAAGATCTCTGCAGCTTGGTCGGTCTCGGGGCGCTGGAAGCACTCGGGTAAAAACGCCTCGTAGAGACGCTTGGCCTTGGCGTTTCCCATCTCTTGGACACACTGAGGTCACCAAAGCAACACAAGTTTACATTAATCGAGAGTGTAATAAGAAAAGAAGCGGAATACTGCTGTAATGATAATGTGGAGAGGTACAgttaaaaatccttttaagaAACGAAAAGAAAATGCTGACTTCAAAAAAATCATTCAAGCCAAGCTAAAAAAGTAGCATATTATAAGATTATAGTTGCCCATTACATGGAGAGCCTCTAGTTACCTAAGTAATTAAGTGATAATTTGAAGTGGGGGAAAAGgaagaacaattaatatctaaaCTTTTGTAGACagctttaattctgactgaaaggACACGCTCATGGCCAAGACTGAAGTGGAGTATGGCCAAacactatttcataaacctt
The DNA window shown above is from Kryptolebias marmoratus isolate JLee-2015 linkage group LG5, ASM164957v2, whole genome shotgun sequence and carries:
- the smap2 gene encoding stromal membrane-associated protein 2 isoform X1, yielding MTGKSVKDVDRYQAVLNSLLALEENKYCADCESKGPRWASWNLGIFICIRCAGIHRNLGVHISKVKSVNLDQWTQEQVQCVQEMGNAKAKRLYEAFLPECFQRPETDQAAEIFIRDKYEKKKYIDKVIDIQMLRKEKSCNNIPKEPVVFEKMKLKKDVSPKTDSQAVTDLLGLDPPAPSPAVSNGGGCGPDSNESPVVSNPAHSHPVLDLFSPFPAPSPASSTKTTPVSSSLPQSRVTASVPENLSLFLDPKPKSEEGAVKKLSKDSILSLYASTPSVHASSMAAHAGLYMNRVGYPTHPYGPYHSLAQVGGMGGAMMASQMAMMGQQQSGMMGVQQNCMMGQQNGLMGAQGVMAQPGSVVVSPYMAGMSQGVMGQQQNGVMAGQQQGGVAGQQQMGGLAPAPQQQVYGMRQTQQQLQWNLSQMTQHMAGVNLYNTNGTVGYGSQHTGSSAAPSSAHMTAHVWK
- the smap2 gene encoding stromal membrane-associated protein 2 isoform X2, yielding MTGKSVKDVDRYQAVLNSLLALEENKYCADCESKGPRWASWNLGIFICIRCAGIHRNLGVHISKVKSVNLDQWTQEQVQCVQEMGNAKAKRLYEAFLPECFQRPETDQAAEIFIRDKYEKKKYIDKVIDIQMLRKEKSCNNIPKEPVVFEKMKLKKDVSPKTDSQAVTDLLGLDPPAPSPAVSNGGGCGPDSNESPVVSNPAHSHPVLDLFSPFPAPSPASSTKTTPVSSSLPQSRVTASVPENLSLFLDPKPKSEEGAVKKLSKDSILSLYASTPSVHASSMAAHGLYMNRVGYPTHPYGPYHSLAQVGGMGGAMMASQMAMMGQQQSGMMGVQQNCMMGQQNGLMGAQGVMAQPGSVVVSPYMAGMSQGVMGQQQNGVMAGQQQGGVAGQQQMGGLAPAPQQQVYGMRQTQQQLQWNLSQMTQHMAGVNLYNTNGTVGYGSQHTGSSAAPSSAHMTAHVWK